CCAGTTTGATTTTTGTGGGCTTTTTTTTTTGACCTTATTAATGAATGAAGACATGGAAGAGTAGATTAAGTCAAAAACGTCCACTGAAGTCATATACttgataaaataatgaaagctacCTAGATGATGCTGAGGAAATTCATGGTTCCTATACCCCACGATTCAGCTTGTTTCCTTCTCCTTTCTCCCTCAATTTGGCTAGTTAGGGTTAGTAGATTAGTGTTCCATTCAATTAATAGAGTTATAATTTTGGTTTTTGCCTTGCCCTTGGTGCCATCAAGTTTCTGCACTAGGAAGGCTTTTGTAATCCGAGTTGTCTCTTCTGGAACAACTGGTTCTTTAGCTCCAGTAATAGTAAGTTTTGAGAATTTTCTTGTATCATGAATGCTGTTCTGATTTCTTTTAGTTATACCACTATTCAGCTTCTGTTTATCTTTTTGCTTTTGCCAATGCCTTTATCTTATTCTCTTTATCTTTTGTAATCTTCATCCAAAATTAGGAAGAAAAAATTTTTCCATGGATGTTATTGGGGCAGTTGTTAGTATCATGAGCTGCTTATGTGCAAAAAATTGTATAAATGAATCAATCAGTAGGCAGTATGGACATCTTCGAAACCCTAAAAGAAAGTTGGGAAAGCTTAGAAGGAAAATGGAAGAGCTAAATGCCCTAAAAGTAGAAGTAACCATAAAACTGGAGCAGATGCAGCTGCAATTCGGGATGGAGCCAAAGGAAGGGGTAAAATTGTGGCTGAGAAATGTTGATGAGATTGACAGCGAAGTGAGTAGAATTACCACTGAAAATAGACAAGAAAATTTGAGTTGGTATTGTCCTAACTACTTGTGTTCAAGAAAACAGTTTGGAAAACTCGTTGAAGAAAAGATTGAGGAGGTTGCTGACCTTATTGAGAAGGGAAACTTTTCAGATGATTCATTAGCTCACAAGTTGCAGAACAAAGGTCTCACTCTCCCCACAACTTTGCTATTGGAGAATCACACAACCATGCTTAGCTGGAAGAAGATTTGGAGCTGTTTGATGGGTTCTAAAGTAGGTAGGATTGGTGTTTATGGAATGGGAGGCATTGGCAAAACAACTATTATGAGAGAAATTAATAACCAACTTTTGAAAGGGAGTACAGATTTCGGTTGTGTTATATGGGTGACTGTATCAAAGGATTTTGATCTTGACAGGTTACAGAAGGGCATTGCAAAGCAGTTGAACTTTTCCCTTTCTGATTGTGAGTCAGTGGTGGAAAAAAGCGCTAAAATATATGGTGCTTTACACAGAAAGAGGTTTGTACAAGTTTTAGATGACTTGTGGGAACCATTTCCTCTTGAACAGGTTGGAATTCCCTTTCCAACAGCAGAGAATGGTTGCAAGATAGTTCTAACTACACGGTTAATGAGCATCTGCCGAGGAATGGAAACAGAACAGGATGTAGAAATAAAAGTTCTTTCTGAGGATGAGGCATGGAATCTCTTCAGGGATAAAGTTGGAAAAGCAGTTCTAGTTGAGCCAAAGATACAGAATATTGCTAGGAAGGTAGCAAAGGAATGCGGTGGTTTTCCTCTTGCCATCATCACGGTTGGGCGTGCCTTGAGAAGGGAAACTAATATTTCAGAGTGGGAGATTGCTCTGACTGAGCTGAGAGGCTCAACTGGCAGTATAGAATGCATGGAGGACCTAGTGTTTGCTAGATTAAGATGTAGCCTCACAAAATTAAGGGATGACACAAATTGATCTTGCTTTCTTTTTTCTGCATTATATCCTGAAGGACATTACATTGATATAAATGAGTTGATTGAGTATTGGATGTGGGAGGGTTTGCAGGGCAGTGTTGGAAGGATAGTGGAAAAGAAAAGGAAGGGAAAAATCATACTGAATGAATTGAAAAATGCATGTTTGTTAGAAAGCATAACTCAGTATGGGATTGAATATGTCAAAATGCATGATTTGATTAGAGATATGGCAATTGCAATCTTAAGCACAAGCCCTCGATGCATGGTAAAATCTGGGATTGGTCTGAAAACTCCTCCACAGGTTGATGAATGGATTGATGATCTCCATAGAGTCTCAATAATGAGAAATGATTTGAAAAGTATTCATTTTAAGCCCAGATGCCCAAGACTCACTTCTTTGTTACTGCAGCACAATTCATTCTCAAAAAACGTATCGCATTCTTTCTTTGATGGCATGCCAAGTCTAACAGTTCTTGATCTCTCTTACACTGGAATTGAGTTTTTGCCAGAGTCACTATCTAACTTGGAAAACCTAAGTGCACTGCTACTAAGCAGTTGTTGAAAATTATCTCTGATGCCTTCTGTGGCAAATCTTGTGAAGTTAAGGGTTTTGGATCTATCTTGGTGCCACAAAATTCAAGAACTTCCACATGGGATGGAGCAACTAAGTAACCTCAGATGCCTGAACCTCGCTTGTGCAAACATCGAAGTATTTCCAGTTGGATTATTGGCCAAATTTATCTTACTGGAAGATCTATTAATGGTTGGTTGTGGTCATACATGGGGATCAAGGGCAGTAGAAGGCATCACAGGAGGGGCAAATATTGAAGAAATTATAAGCTCCACTAGTTTATCATCTCTGAGAGTGGACTTTTGGAACTTGGAAATCTTTGATTACTATGTGAAATCGGGGCACTGGGAACAACTTGACGAATTCAAATTCAATATTGGTCAGCCGTTTGAACAATGCTCAGAGAAAAGAAGCATAGCTTTCAAAGGAAACTTACTTTTGAATGGAAGACCTATTGTGCTTCCAACAAACACTACTGGATTGTCTTTTAATGAATGCCCTGATATTTTTTTGTTGTCAGCATACCTATTTgatttgaaggaattgagatCGTATCAAGTTTACTCATGCCGaaacatgaaatacatcattTATGCTAATCAGACCATTTTATCTACCTTGGAAATACTGAAACTCAATAATCTTTTCGATTTGAGAACAATAAGTGTGGGCATTGTGGAGCAATACACTCTAATGAACCTGAAGATAATTGAAGTTGTAGCTTGTGGAAGTGTTATATGGCTATTCCGTGGAGATATACTGAACAGCCTTCAAAATCTTGAGGAAATTGTTGTTGGGGACTGTGCCAAGATGAGGTACATCATGTATGATTCTTATGCTGGCAAAATCCCCTTACCAAAATTACAGAGCTTGAAGTTATATGATCTACCAGAGCTGGAAAGCATCTACGATGGAGTCATCACTTCACATTTTCTACGTTCTGTTGACATTTTGGGTTGTAATGCTTTAAAGAGGCTTCCTATGGCTCTCTTTGATGACAGCAATTTACCGCAACAATTACCACCTCCTTCTCTTAAAGAAATCAAAGGAACTTTTAAGTTGGTGGGAATCACTGGAATGGGATCAACCTGAGGCTAAAACCATTCTACATCCATACTTCATAGAAGAGGATGCAGAAATGCTAAAGCATCGCCTTGAACAGTATCACAGGTGTGTGTGCTATCTTTGAATATGCCATTTTTTCAATATCAatatcataattaataaatataatctcaagAAGCCTAAAATCTAAACTATATGGAGTGTGGCTTTTAGCTAAGTTTTATCGAAGGGCAAAGTTAATTCACTAGTTGACTTGAAATATGCAGGACACCAATATGTGACCTCAAAACTGAAATGGAAAATAACCTTGTCATTGTGTGAAGATCTTAGACAGAATCAACAATGCTATTGAATTGTCCTGTTAAATGAAGCTTATGCAGGTCACACTCCATTTACTGTAGGAAAGCAGTCTTGAGAAGGAGAAAATTTTTGCAGGAGGCAAGTTGTTGGCATGGTGATGTTATTCCAGGATCTGGTTGATGAAATGTGAGGCTGATTGTCAGATTTTTTGAATCTTGTATAAACTGTAAAACAAGTTCTGCAAAATTCACAGTTTTATTTATACTTTTGGTTTTCCCATTTGCTTTTGTTTGTTTAAGGTAATATTATAACAGATTTATTTGTCTACTTTAGTGTCAAACTCAAATATTGGCAATTTCCCCTCTTTTAAAAAATCTGgatgtattaaaaataaataaatttatttgcaatattgtgtaattaaattttttctttaatggaGGCATCTAAGGGCTCGATAACAATTATTGAGTTACAAAATCAGATATAGTCATCTCACCTTTTTACAATAAAGGTGAATAATACTAAATAAATTGATAAACCGGAATTCTAGACCTTCTCATTTCTTATatcttataaataaataattattaaatttatgattATTTAAAACTTAATTGAGCTTTATTATATAAATTAGAGATgtacttaaatttattaaaaaagtttaattttaatagaaagcaatttttttaaaaaaatttacaatatgataatctcacattattaatttttatatagggTTAATTGCAAAAAAACCTTGAAGTTTATATAATTGTCAATTAAACTCTCACATTTGATTTATATCTCAAATTAATAAAACTGTCAAAAAATTATTAGTATATGTTAAATCATCACTATAGAAGTCACATCAGAAATCTTAAATTAGGGTTAATTACcaaaaaatcatgaaatttatcaatttttataattaaatcctaaaaattacataattatcaattaaactctCACGTTTAATTGATGTCTCAAATTGACTTGACTATTAATAAACCATtagtatattttaataaataagaaATTACAAGTCAAATTCTATTACACTTTTTGTCTTTATCATCACTTCGACTCTACTCTGCAAATCATTTATTAGTGTGTTATTTTAATCATACTATTCACTAAATTGCATCTatttctcaataattttattgttaATTTCTTTTAACTCTGTAACTTTCTCTTTAAGAGAATTTCTTTACTAAAACAAATGTGTCAGTAGCTTCTTCTCCAGGTTATTGGAAGGTAGATCAATTGTCCATTAATATCAACTATCAACAAACTTATAAAATACAATTTCTAATCAAAATAGTCAAAATAAAAGTCATTACAATTAACTTCTAAGCACCACATACTAGTTGATATATCAATCAAACGTGAAGATTTAATTGGCAATTATATAAATTTAGGGTTTGATTATAAAAATTagtaaatttcatgatttttttAGCAATTAAC
The sequence above is a segment of the Hevea brasiliensis isolate MT/VB/25A 57/8 chromosome 11, ASM3005281v1, whole genome shotgun sequence genome. Coding sequences within it:
- the LOC110632709 gene encoding probable disease resistance protein At1g61190 isoform X1, encoding MDVIGAVVSIMSCLCAKNCINESISRQYGHLRNPKRKLGKLRRKMEELNALKVEVTIKLEQMQLQFGMEPKEGVKLWLRNVDEIDSEVSRITTENRQENLSWYCPNYLCSRKQFGKLVEEKIEEVADLIEKGNFSDDSLAHKLQNKGLTLPTTLLLENHTTMLSWKKIWSCLMGSKVGRIGVYGMGGIGKTTIMREINNQLLKGSTDFGCVIWVTVSKDFDLDRLQKGIAKQLNFSLSDCESVVEKSAKIYGALHRKRFVQVLDDLWEPFPLEQVGIPFPTAENGCKIVLTTRLMSICRGMETEQDVEIKVLSEDEAWNLFRDKVGKAVLVEPKIQNIARKVAKECGGFPLAIITVGRALRRETNISEWEIALTELRGSTGSIECMEDLVFARLRCSLTKLRDDTN
- the LOC110632737 gene encoding uncharacterized protein LOC110632737 isoform X2, translated to MPSVANLVKLRVLDLSWCHKIQELPHGMEQLSNLRCLNLACANIEVFPVGLLAKFILLEDLLMVGCGHTWGSRAVEGITGGANIEEIISSTSLSSLRVDFWNLEIFDYYVKSGHWEQLDEFKFNIGQPFEQCSEKRSIAFKGNLLLNGRPIVLPTNTTGLSFNECPDIFLLSAYLFDLKELRSYQVYSCRNMKYIIYANQTILSTLEILKLNNLFDLRTISVGIVEQYTLMNLKIIEVVACGSVIWLFRGDILNSLQNLEEIVVGDCAKMRYIMYDSYAGKIPLPKLQSLKLYDLPELESIYDGVITSHFLRSVDILGCNALKRLPMALFDDSNLPQQLPPPSLKEIKGTFKLVGITGMGST
- the LOC110632737 gene encoding disease resistance protein RPS2-like isoform X1, producing MEQLSNLRCLNLACANIEVFPVGLLAKFILLEDLLMVGCGHTWGSRAVEGITGGANIEEIISSTSLSSLRVDFWNLEIFDYYVKSGHWEQLDEFKFNIGQPFEQCSEKRSIAFKGNLLLNGRPIVLPTNTTGLSFNECPDIFLLSAYLFDLKELRSYQVYSCRNMKYIIYANQTILSTLEILKLNNLFDLRTISVGIVEQYTLMNLKIIEVVACGSVIWLFRGDILNSLQNLEEIVVGDCAKMRYIMYDSYAGKIPLPKLQSLKLYDLPELESIYDGVITSHFLRSVDILGCNALKRLPMALFDDSNLPQQLPPPSLKEIKGTFKLVGITGMGST